Proteins from one Ahaetulla prasina isolate Xishuangbanna chromosome 2, ASM2864084v1, whole genome shotgun sequence genomic window:
- the LOC131192380 gene encoding histone H4 produces the protein MSGRGKGGKGLGKGGAKRHRKVLRDNIQGITKPAIRRLARRGGVKRISGLIYEETRGVLKVFLENVIRDAVTYTEHAKRKTVTAMDVVYALKRQGRTLYGFGG, from the coding sequence ATGTCGGGCCGAGGAAAAGGCGGAAAGGGGCTAGGAAAAGGGGGTGCTAAGCGCCATCGCAAAGTCTTGCGAGATAACATCCAAGGTATTACCAAGCCCGCCATCCGCCGTTTAGCTCGTCGTGGCGGAGTGAAGCGAATTTCCGGCTTGATCTACGAGGAGACCCGCGGGGTGCTGAAGGTCTTTCTGGAAAACGTCATCCGCGATGCTGTGACTTACACCGAGCACGCCAAGAGGAAGACCGTGACAGCCATGGATGTGGTCTATGCCTTGAAACGCCAGGGCCGTACCCTGTACGGATTCGGTGGTTAA